In the genome of bacterium, one region contains:
- a CDS encoding helix-turn-helix domain-containing protein — protein sequence MLEDLLTTRQLADYLKVHEMTIYKLLQSQEIPAIKVGRKWRFRKTTIKLWLEERESESVKRWTPQTTKPKRWNIEIETMEIAEREKKLFDIFNVKI from the coding sequence ATGTTAGAAGATTTATTAACTACGAGGCAATTAGCTGATTATTTAAAGGTACATGAGATGACTATTTATAAACTCCTTCAATCTCAAGAAATTCCTGCTATCAAGGTAGGTAGAAAGTGGAGATTTAGAAAGACTACAATTAAATTATGGCTTGAAGAACGAGAATCGGAAAGTGTCAAAAGATGGACTCCTCAAACTACTAAACCCAAAAGATGGAATATTGAGATAGAGACAATGGAAATAGCAGAAAGAGAGAAGAAGTTGTTTGATATTTTTAATGTGAAGATTTAA